In Embleya scabrispora, the DNA window GTGGAGCTGGCGGTGCGGATGCGCACCTCGGAACCGCTCTTTCGCAGCGGCATCTCCTCGCCCGAGGAGGGCCAGTCGAACGGCTCCCTGGTGCGCGACGTCAAGCCGGTGACCGTACGCGTGCCGGCCTCCGGGCCGGGCCAGCCGTGGTCGTTCGCCGTGCGCGCCGACGCGCTCAATCTGGGCGAGGCCGGCGCGTACCCGCTCGCGATCGAGGCGCGGGTCGGCGGGCGCGTCGTCGGCTCCACCCGCACCTTCCTGCCGTGGATCGGCAAGAACGGCCTGAAGAACGTACCGAAACTGCGGGTCGGCATGATCTGGCCGCTGGTCGACCGACCGCACCGCGACGGCACCACGCTCGGCGACGAGGGTCAGACGCCGGTGTTCCGCGACGACGACCTGGCCGCGCTGTTCGCCCCGGGCGGGCGGTTGTACGAACTGGCGGCCATCGGCGGTGGAATGAAGGTCGACTGGGCGATCGACCCCGAACTGCTCGACTCCGCCGCCGAGATGGCGGGCGGATACCGGGTCGCGCCGCCCGGGAGCCTGGAGCCGGGCAAGCCGAAGAAGACCAAGGACGGCAAGCCGCCGCCCGAGGAGGACACGGCCAAGGCGACGCCGAACCAGATCTCGAACACCCTGGCGGGCGGCGGCGGTCAGACCGCCGCCGGGTGGCTGGACCGGCTCAAGGGCGCCATCGGCTCCCAGCCCGTGATCGGCCTCCCGTACGGCGACCCCGACATCGCCGCCGTGGCGCACGCGCTCGACGCCGGCAAAACGGACCTGCGTCCGCAGTTGACCGAGGCCCAGCTCGAATCCGCCGCCGTCTTCCAGCGCGTCCTGGGCAGGCCCGCGCGCGCCGACGTGGCCTGGCCCGCCTCCGGCGCGCTGGACCCGTCGATCGTCTCCCTGGCCGGCAACAGCGGCGCCGGCACGGTGATCACCGCCGGTGCGAGCCTGCCGCCGACCAAGGACCTCAACGTCACACCGCTGGCCACCGCGTCGCTGCCGGGCAGCGACAAGGGCACCGCGCTGGTCACCGACCCGGACATCGACACGCTGCTGGCCGCGGACACCAGGGCGCCGGGCCAGGCGGTGCTGACCACGCAGCAGTTGCTCGCCGAGTTGCTGACCATCGTGCTGCAGGAGCCCACGCTCAAGCCCACCCGCAGTGTGCTGATCGCCCCGCCGCGGCTGATGGACACCGCGCTGGCGGGCGTGCTGCGCGACGTGATGGCGGCGTCGGCCGAGTGGGCGCAACCCACCAGCCTGACCGAGTTGGCCGCCGAGCCCGCCCCGCTGCCCGCCCGCAAGTCGGTCGCCTACCCCAAGAACGTCCGCGCCTTCGAGCCGAGCGCGCAATACCTGGCGGAGACCGACAACCTGGCCGGGTCGATGCAGACCTTCGCCTCGATCCTGACCCGGCCCGAGCGGGTGACCGGCCCGTTCGACCCCGCGCTCCTGCGCATGTTGTCCACCTCGTGGCGCGGCGACGCGCAGGGCGCGGATCGCTACCGACTGGGCGTGACCCGGGGACTGCGCGAGCTGGAATCGCTCGTCTACATCATCCGCAGAACCGGGGTGACCCTGTCCGGCGACGAGGGCAACATACCGGTCACCGTGGTGAACAACCTCCAGCAGCCGATCAACGTGCGGGTGGTGGTCACCTCGCACCAGCCCAACCGGCTCAAGCTGGGCGATCCGGCCACCGTGACGGTGCCCGACGGTCGCCGACTCGAAGTGCCGATCTCGGCGAAATCGGCCGCGAACGGCAAGGTCATGGTCGACGTGGCGCTGCTCACCCCGGACGGGCGGGCGGTGAATCCGGCGCAGTCGTTCTTCGTGAACACCACCACGATCGACGCGCTGACCCGATGGATCATCGGCGGCCTCGCGTTCCTGCTCGCGGTGTTCTCGCTCCGCGCGTTCCTGCGCAAGCGCCGGGAGGCGGCCCTTGCCGGGGACACGCGCGGCGAGGATGGTGAGGACGACCTCGATCCGCCGGCGGAATCCGATCCCCCGGACGACGCGGCCGGGGACCGGATCCGGCCGAAACCGGAGTGGTCGCCGCCGCCTCCGGTACACCCGTACGCCGGCGGGAACCGACCGCCCGATCCGGCCGACCCGCACGGACACACACCGTTGGGATCCACGACCGACCGCCCCGAATGAGAAAGTGGGCACCGGACACTCAACCTGACCGAGAAGACGAGGG includes these proteins:
- a CDS encoding DUF6049 family protein; this encodes MSDRRIRSEAGMPPRRGRVAGVLLLALLLAVALLGALPPTVVRAADGDGIRVLITRMTPIAKPGGTITIEGQVLNSGSKPLDAVELAVRMRTSEPLFRSGISSPEEGQSNGSLVRDVKPVTVRVPASGPGQPWSFAVRADALNLGEAGAYPLAIEARVGGRVVGSTRTFLPWIGKNGLKNVPKLRVGMIWPLVDRPHRDGTTLGDEGQTPVFRDDDLAALFAPGGRLYELAAIGGGMKVDWAIDPELLDSAAEMAGGYRVAPPGSLEPGKPKKTKDGKPPPEEDTAKATPNQISNTLAGGGGQTAAGWLDRLKGAIGSQPVIGLPYGDPDIAAVAHALDAGKTDLRPQLTEAQLESAAVFQRVLGRPARADVAWPASGALDPSIVSLAGNSGAGTVITAGASLPPTKDLNVTPLATASLPGSDKGTALVTDPDIDTLLAADTRAPGQAVLTTQQLLAELLTIVLQEPTLKPTRSVLIAPPRLMDTALAGVLRDVMAASAEWAQPTSLTELAAEPAPLPARKSVAYPKNVRAFEPSAQYLAETDNLAGSMQTFASILTRPERVTGPFDPALLRMLSTSWRGDAQGADRYRLGVTRGLRELESLVYIIRRTGVTLSGDEGNIPVTVVNNLQQPINVRVVVTSHQPNRLKLGDPATVTVPDGRRLEVPISAKSAANGKVMVDVALLTPDGRAVNPAQSFFVNTTTIDALTRWIIGGLAFLLAVFSLRAFLRKRREAALAGDTRGEDGEDDLDPPAESDPPDDAAGDRIRPKPEWSPPPPVHPYAGGNRPPDPADPHGHTPLGSTTDRPE